TGTCAGGGCCTGTAAGAATATTTGTTGTCCTGACGATGCTCGCGCTGGCGCCGATCCTGTTAATTATGCTTACGTCTTTTACAAGGATTATTATTGTACTGCATTTTACGAGAACGGCTCTGAATACACAGACAGTTCCGCCGAATCAGGTATTGATAGGTCTGGCGTTGTTTCTGACGTTCTTTATTATGAGCCCGATCATAACACAGATCAATGAAAATGCCATACAGCCTTTTGACAGGGGAGAACTGACGCAGGAGCAGGCGATCGAGATTGGTATGGAGCCGCTGCGCGAGTTTATGTATGGACAGACACAGGTCAAGGATGTACGGATGTTCATGGAGATTGCGGATCAGGAGTGGGACGGCAGTCTCTCAGGGATTCCTTCTTCGGTATTGATTCCCAGTTTTATTGTCAGTGAACTGAGAACTTCATTCATTATCGGATTTTTATTATATATACCGTTTATTGTCATAGACATGGTGGTAGCTTCGGCACTGATGAGTATGGGTATGATGATGCTGCCGCCAACGACGATTTCCATGCCGTTTAAGATATTGTTGTTTGTGCTGGCAGATGGCTGGAATCTGGTCATTGGCAGTCTTGTCAAGACCTTTTATTAGCTTTGAGCAGGAAACAGAAAGGGGGAAATAAAATGACGATTGATGTGGTGACAGCGATTGCAAGGGAAGCCCTGTTTTTGATCATTAAAACATCGGCGCCTGTACTGCTTATTTCCCTTACCATCGGTCTGGTCGTCAGCGTATTTCAGACGGCAACTTCGATACAGGAGCAGACGCTTACATTCGTTCCCAAGGTTGTCTGCGTGTTTATGGGACTGATGCTGTTTGGCCATTGGATATTGAATTCTATCGTGGACTATATGATAAGACTGTGGTCAGATTTCAGTCTGTATATCAGGTAGCGGTATGATCGATTACAGTTTTTCATATGATGAGCTGGAATATTTTCTGCTCATATTAGTAAGAATTACGAGTTTTATCCATGTGGCTCCATTTTTTGGAATGAATAATACGCCAAGAAGGGTCAAGATCAGTCTGGGATTTTTCATAGCAGTGCTTCTTTATCATATGACAATGCCGCATACACCGCTTGTGTATCATACGGTCTGGGGATATGGCGTACTTGTGATGAAGGAAGCTGTAACCGGTCTTCTGATCGGGTTTGGGGCCAATATCTGTACGACAGTGGTCACTTTTTCCGGTATGATTATTGATATGAATATTGGTTTGTCAATGGTGAGTATGATGGATCCGACGACAAAACAGAATTCCAGTATTACGGGTATGTACTTGCAGTATACGACAATGTTGATGCTGCTAGTCAGCGGGATGTATCAGTTTTTGCTGATGGCGTTTGTTGATGCCTATCGGCTGATACCGATCAATGGAACGGTTTTCCGCACGGATTCTCTGCTGGCGAGTATGACACAGTTTTTATCGGAATACATTATCATTGGATTTCGCATTTGTCTGCCTGTATTTGCGGTTATTATGATATTGAATGCGGTGCTTGGCATTCTGGCGAAGGTGGCGCCGCAGATGAATATGTTTTCTGTCGGCATTCAGTTTAAAATTCTGGTGGGATTGATGGTGCTGTTTTTTACGACGGCGATGCTGCCGGGTGCGGCGGATTTTATTTTCAGACAGATGCGGATTATGGTAACACGCATTGTGGAGGGACTGTTGTGACAGTGACATATAATTTGCAGTTTTTTGCAAAAGATGGTCCTGGCGGAGAAAAGACAGAACCGGCTACGGCGAAGAAGCTGCAGGATGCAAGAAATGAAGGACAGGTGGCCAAGTCCAAGGAATTGAACATGGCGTTTTCATTGCTATTCCTGTTCCTTATTTTAAAGATAGCGGTGGGCTGGATCGGAGAAAAACTGACAGGCTGCTTTTCTCTCGTCTATACGCGGATTCCGGATATGGTTGGGTTGCGTGACGGTATGGTGCCGGCAATGGCAATCAACAGCCTTGTGAAAAATATGATGCTGCGGATTCTGATGATTCTGGCGCCCTTTCTGGCAGTTGGTTTTCTTGTTGCTTTTATCGTTGATCTCGTGCAGGTAAAATGGAAGCCAACATTTAAACCTATGAAGCCTAAATTCAGCAAGATGAATCCGGTTACCGGTCTCAAAAAGATCATTTCTCCCAAGTCGCTTATGGAGCTGGCCAAAGCAGTGATCAAGATTCTCCTGATCAGTTATGTCGTTTACAGTACTCTGAAGGATCAGGCAGGTGTTATTCTTTCCATGTATGATATACCGATGATGAATGCGGTTATGTTGACCGGCAGTATTGTAATCAATCTCGGCATTAAAATATCTGCACTGTATCTGGTTGTTGCGCTGCTCGATTATATTTATCAGAAGTGGAAGTTTTCCGAAGACATGAAGATGACCAAACAGGAAGTCAAGGAAGAGATGAAAAATGCGGAAGGCGACCCGCAGATCAAGGGAAAGATTCGTGCAAAAATGCGCGAGGCTTCCAGAAGACGAATGATGCAGTCAGTACCGGAGGCAGATGTCGTCATTACAAACCCGACGCATTATGCGGTTGCGGTCAAGTATAATGCCGAGGCACACACAGCTCCGATGGTAACAGCCAAAGGAGAGGACTTTCTTGCGCAGAAGATTAAAGATGC
The sequence above is a segment of the Lachnospiraceae bacterium JLR.KK008 genome. Coding sequences within it:
- the fliP gene encoding flagellar type III secretion system pore protein FliP (The bacterial flagellar biogenesis protein FliP forms a type III secretion system (T3SS)-type pore required for flagellar assembly.), translated to MKRFFFGKQFRFVVCLLFTVGILFLHHSAVVLAADVTEDTSDDLFDRETHLTGDTDTRTYRNEPGSAENADDLRELNIANSLSVTYEGDNGNVSGPVRIFVVLTMLALAPILLIMLTSFTRIIIVLHFTRTALNTQTVPPNQVLIGLALFLTFFIMSPIITQINENAIQPFDRGELTQEQAIEIGMEPLREFMYGQTQVKDVRMFMEIADQEWDGSLSGIPSSVLIPSFIVSELRTSFIIGFLLYIPFIVIDMVVASALMSMGMMMLPPTTISMPFKILLFVLADGWNLVIGSLVKTFY
- the fliQ gene encoding flagellar biosynthesis protein FliQ, with product MTIDVVTAIAREALFLIIKTSAPVLLISLTIGLVVSVFQTATSIQEQTLTFVPKVVCVFMGLMLFGHWILNSIVDYMIRLWSDFSLYIR
- a CDS encoding flagellar biosynthetic protein FliR; this translates as MIDYSFSYDELEYFLLILVRITSFIHVAPFFGMNNTPRRVKISLGFFIAVLLYHMTMPHTPLVYHTVWGYGVLVMKEAVTGLLIGFGANICTTVVTFSGMIIDMNIGLSMVSMMDPTTKQNSSITGMYLQYTTMLMLLVSGMYQFLLMAFVDAYRLIPINGTVFRTDSLLASMTQFLSEYIIIGFRICLPVFAVIMILNAVLGILAKVAPQMNMFSVGIQFKILVGLMVLFFTTAMLPGAADFIFRQMRIMVTRIVEGLL
- the flhB gene encoding flagellar biosynthesis protein FlhB; translated protein: MTVTYNLQFFAKDGPGGEKTEPATAKKLQDARNEGQVAKSKELNMAFSLLFLFLILKIAVGWIGEKLTGCFSLVYTRIPDMVGLRDGMVPAMAINSLVKNMMLRILMILAPFLAVGFLVAFIVDLVQVKWKPTFKPMKPKFSKMNPVTGLKKIISPKSLMELAKAVIKILLISYVVYSTLKDQAGVILSMYDIPMMNAVMLTGSIVINLGIKISALYLVVALLDYIYQKWKFSEDMKMTKQEVKEEMKNAEGDPQIKGKIRAKMREASRRRMMQSVPEADVVITNPTHYAVAVKYNAEAHTAPMVTAKGEDFLAQKIKDAAREHHVEIVENKPLARMLYANVEIGELIPPELYQAVAEVLAMVYHAQGRA